In Kryptolebias marmoratus isolate JLee-2015 linkage group LG2, ASM164957v2, whole genome shotgun sequence, the genomic stretch GGTCACCAACACTAAGTTTATGGGAATCTATTAAATTGTACCACACACCACACAACTGACCAAGAAGTCTCAGCACTTTCTCTGGAGGCTGAAACAAGCAAGAATTACCCCTCCACCCTCATCACTTTTTACTTAGTGGCTATTAAGAGCATTCCCGATGAGCTGCGTCACATCTTGGTGAGGCAACAGCAGTCTGACTGACAGGAGGATTCTGCAACATGTGGTGAACGTCTGAGAGAGTCACCAGAGTCTCGCTCCCCTCCTTGGAGTCtgttttaacaagaagaaaactctGCATTGTGAAAGATTCACTCCCACTCTTCCCATTAGCTGTTCAAGCTCCTGCCATCTGAAAGACAGTGATGTTTTGTTGAATCGAGATCAACCAGAATGTGCAACAGCTGAACTCCTCAGGCAATGAGGCTGCTAAAACTCAATTAtcatctattaaaaaaaaaagtagctgtgtataaatatataatttactgtttttattgttctggttTTCCTATTTACTCAAAGTTTCTTCCATGTTTTTTggaactacttcagcatactttgaGCTATTTCAGCCGTTCAACTGATGTTTGTAtgttatatgtttatatatatatatatatatatatattgacgTTTTTAACTGTGTTGTTTATTCCTAtaatcattttagcttctagctattgctctgttagttttagcttttagcaaccgTTTTGTTAGTTTACCTTATagcgacttttttttttgctaattataGCTTATATCTActgatttgctcattttagctttcagctactgatctacaggttttaggttttagatacttttcagctggttttagcaattagcttttgttttggtgttcggattgttttaactttaacaattcagtttcagcttcttcagcaagtCCTTTGGCGTTCGGCGTTCACGCTGCGGTTTTGCAGAACATACAAATTCTTCTAGTTATACAGGAAATGACGAACAAGTTATTTAATCAGAGGCAAGGgattaaaaaactaaaccaaatcaAGAGATTTATAACCCATGAAAAGACATCAAAGGAATATTTTTACGACAGGTTTAGCTGGTGTCTGACAGATGCAGAGATATGAGTcatgaaacaggaagctgctacTGCTGGACATCCTGCAGATGTTCAAACAATACCCTGAGAAGAGCGGGGATGTCACACTGAGGGACCCCCGCATTCTTAGTCATCCCGTCCACGTCTCTCCGTCTCACACAAGGAAAATCCTCACCGCCTCTTTCACCTCACCTTCTCTCCCAGTTTTCCATCGCTGGCTCTCAGTGAGCGGCCAAAGCAGCTGGGCTGAAAACTCAGGGAAACAGAGGAATGCAGGGGTTCTGCTCCGGGTCTCGACCAGTCTGCCCTCCAGTGAATTCTACTGTTTAGAGTTTGTGTTTTCCCAGAGAAGCCTGGAGGGCTGCCGCCAACCCCATGTCATCTTTCtaaaacacatacatacacacagtgACACAGAGACAATTCCTACATGTTTATACTAGTTTGTGCAATTCTGGTTCACTGGTCAGCGGCCAAAGTCATCACTCGCACAAATGATCCCAAAATAAACCACGACATGTGGGAACACGACACAAAACCCGATGTTGTGACAAAGACGGCTTGGCTTTTTGACGTTGTGCAGGACGCAGCAGGTGCAAAACAGCTTTGTAATCACAGgccgagcattccttgaaggaatgcatatcgcccgccgcctttcgtgTTGGAGTTTTAGGCTACtcatattgagaaatgacagagttgtagcccttttagtcaaaccttgaaaataactgaTGTCTCACCCAGGACATGTGTtctggatgactctcagctactaccacaccaagctgTAGCTCCAgatctgtaaaagtggctgtGTTATAGCTGTTTATGTGGTTTATAAAttcagcagccatcttgaatcgtgtgTGATTGGTTGCAGGTGGTACTGTAGCTGTTGCTGTGTAAATGTGAGTGGCTTGTAGGAGGGTGAGAGGAGGACAAACAGAAGGGTGTTTCCAGATGTGCTCAGTGGGTGAAAATGACTCATCCAAGGACCCTCAGCTCTTTGTAGGAAACCTGCCCAATGGTCGGTCTGTCCCGCTGTCTCCTTGACTTCCTGTTCAAGCCATTCTTGCTTTACTTGTCACTTCCTCGTTGactatttttattgttagtttgtttcaaattaaaaaaaaaaaaaaactctggtgAGACTGAGATTGAGGCTGGAAATTCTTGTCCAAATTCATGGGTTCAAGACTAAAACTACGGTTTGGTTGTCGAAAAACTATCTTGTCTCATTATGAACATTCTTCCGAACTTTGATGGAAAATGACACAGGGGCAACAAAAACAGTGGAGGGAATTTAGGAAACCTCCAAACAAGAATCTATCAGACTCGCAGTGAAGAATtacatttgtgaaaaataaatgcgAGAAAAAGCCAAAAGTTCTTATCAAGGTTTACACAGGTTATATTATGATATAAGATAAATTGTATGCCACACTTATTGCATAAGCAAAAAGAAGTTTGAGTTTAATACTAAaactatgtgttggggatgatctaagctacaaccacaccagattttaatgcaacatctgtaaaagtgaccgaGTTAAAGCCAATTTTGTAATTGAAAAGGTTGACTAACTGTGGTGGCCTGAGattttttactaacagacaaactaacacacacacacacacacaggcaaatgGCAGTGTTTCCTGTGCTTAAAGGTAAAATCAAAGAAGCATGACAGCTCACTACATTCAAATCATTTCACTCAGTGAGGAGCGATTGCTAAGCAACAAAAGGACCATTTGACCTCACCCAGTGAGCTGAAACCAATAAAAGCTACTAAACAGCTTCTCTCAGCTGTTTCAAAGCGGCTCGTTCATAAAAAAGGATGTGACTGAGCTGAAGTGTAATTGATTTCTCAGCCCTGCACACGCTCGCAAGTGTAAGCCATGAACCTGGTGGTTTCACTAAGGAAATCTTTGAAAATGAAGCAGAAGGTTTCAAACGAGGGActtgagaagtttttttttttttgtcttttcgaGAGGAAGAATCAAGCTGACCAGAAAACAAACGAAGGAAGCTGACTGCTGGCCCTCTGTCTGAGCAGAGGGAAGGATACCATAAAAGGAGCAGGTCCACGAGCTCTCTGTCAGAGACAAAGTCATGCGCAAGACCTTTTATAGCTTCTTGCACTGCTTCTACGTGTCCCTGTTGCATCATTAAAGGTTCAAACAATTGCTGTTTGTTAAGAGTCCAAAGGTTCGGAAAGGGATTTCCCATGATCCTATCAGTTTTCCtcagcaagaaaagaaaagctcagcCCTAAGCCTCAAGCAAGGAAGGAAGTGCCGTTGATATTGTTCTGGAttgcaaaggttttttttcttcattgtcaCTGAAGTAGCTGATGTAATGAGAGTGTACATGAGTGTTAATGTAAATGGGAGGGGTTAGAAAATGTCATCTGATGGCAGGAAACCTACTGTAGTAATTGTAAATTAGTGTAaacagtgtatatatatatatatatatatatttatgtgtgtgtgtgtgtgtgtatatccTCTTTTGCACAcacataacagaaaaaaataagtttttttaatCCATAAACAAGAAGCTAAAGAACAAATCATCAAATATTACAGAACCCCTAAAATTCTGCAGAAAGTATATACATTTCACgacaaaagcataaaacatgAGTCCCAGTAATGTGGTTTCATAGAATATTCAATCAAGGCTTTTTCCATTTCTTCAGGTGAACTGTTGATAGCTATTATCCTCTCCaaagattttttgttgttgttaaaatttttatttttgtgtagcAGCTTTTCTGATTTTACCAAATTTAGCTACATTTCAAAATCATAGTTTTATCTTTGCATATTatagtaaatgtttttacaagaaTTAGTATATTTCAATGAGGAGAAAGTATCAACAGCCtagaaaaaagacattttgaaattCTGTAAAAAGCTCTATATCTTTAGACTAAACCTGAGATTACAGCgcaaatttgaataattttgaaTAGTTGCAAGATTTTAGATTCTGTTTACAAATGGttaaatttgataaaataaaatttataaactcctactttattattttgtaaaattaaaaaacttacATCATTGTGAATGACACGTTGAGAAAAACTGTTTATGCAAATATTTGGaaatgttttgatcaaattaGCGAATTTTGCTCTAAACTATTATGTGCAAGCAAAAGTacagaatgtaaaaataaatatgtgtgCTAGTTTgaacgtttttatttttgtcagtctgaaaagtgacacaaaaaagAGGCAACTTAAGATAAATTCTAGTTTAGCTCATATACACCAAATGATGCAGtaatcttcatttaaaaaattgttataTCATTAGCTTTTTTATCTGcatgttacaaaaaaataataagataaatatttgatattCTTCCTAAACAACCCGAAGCGACccacttttattgtgaaaactcACCGGAAGTCCTAACCGGAAGCACACGAAGAGAGGTCAGCCGATATGAccaaaacaaatatggtggTTTGGAAAAGGACGATAAACACGCCAAACGTCGCTTTGAATTTTCTTCCTTCATTCCTCTCGGTTTCACTCGTCGTTTTCACAAACTCTGTGTTTTACGAcgacattttttaacaaaagaagaGCTTATTTTGTCGCGAGATGAACACGGAGCTAAAACGAAACCCGGAAACTAAACGGAAGTGGCCGCATGTCGTTCAAAACCAAACATCCGCCTCTGTAACgcgtgtgtttttgtgatgttaTCTCGTGGTTTCAGGCGAGCAGAGACGAGGAGGAACATGAAAAGTGAAACAGTGCGTGTTCAATGAAACGGAGGACCTCTTCGGCCGGAGCTAATAAGGAAGCAACCGTCTGTCCGAGATGTAAGGGCCGAGTTACAGTAAACAAGAAATGTAGTTAAATACAACCCAGGAGCCGAGAGGTAAACAGCTGGTCTGAAGCTGAGTGACCATGGGTTTGGTGAACTTTGTGTTATCCACTGTTGGGAAATGCTTGGATGCGGTGTGTTTACTGTTGGACCTGAACTTCCTCATCGTCCACACCGTGGTGAGAACCCTCCTGGGGGTCATCGCTTTCATCACCAACCTGCCCACCCTCCTGATGAACTCCGTGCTGCAGCTGGGGAACCTCGTCCTGCTCTCCACCATGTACATGGCGGAGGCCACGTCGAACCTAGCCCACCACACAGCCACCCTGCTGGGAAGCGCCGTGCTGGCCCTGGAAGGTCTGCTGGAGAGCCTGAAGATGGTGGGCTACCTGTCCATGCACGTCCTGCTCCGGGGAAAGGAGCAGCTGTGCCGGGGCCTGCTGTCTTTGCTGGAGGGCTGCGGCATCGCTGTCAGCCTGGTGGTCTACTTGACCAACACGGTGGTGAACTTCGCCCTCATTGCCACCCAGAACTTTTACCTGGCGGTGGTCGGCGTGTGGCAGACGGTGTCCAGCCCGCTGCAGAAGGTCCTGGAGCTCACCCTGACCTCCCTCACCTTCTTGTACAGCTGCCTTGCCGGCACATCGGCGTTCCTGTGGTCCCCCTGTAAATTGGTCttggattttctgttttccctCGTGCACATGTTCGTCTGCGTCTTCATCCTGAACATCTATGGCCTCTTGCTCACCGTCACCATCGCCCTGATGACCACCGTCTACCTGAACCCGAGGCTGACCCGCCGGGCGGCTGTGCGCGTTGCCAATTACACCAACTCCTTCGCCTCTCTGCGCACGCTGTTTCTGGGTCTCCGGCGACTCGCTTCGGCCCTGTGGAGGAGCCCGCGTTTTCTGCATCGGAACGCGCAGCACCTGCAGAGGATGCTCCGCCACCTCTACCTGCTGGAGAGACGATTTTGGCGGCAGCTGTCTCAGAACAGGAGCCAGCTGAGCCTGGCCCTG encodes the following:
- the rnf26 gene encoding E3 ubiquitin-protein ligase RNF26, with translation MGLVNFVLSTVGKCLDAVCLLLDLNFLIVHTVVRTLLGVIAFITNLPTLLMNSVLQLGNLVLLSTMYMAEATSNLAHHTATLLGSAVLALEGLLESLKMVGYLSMHVLLRGKEQLCRGLLSLLEGCGIAVSLVVYLTNTVVNFALIATQNFYLAVVGVWQTVSSPLQKVLELTLTSLTFLYSCLAGTSAFLWSPCKLVLDFLFSLVHMFVCVFILNIYGLLLTVTIALMTTVYLNPRLTRRAAVRVANYTNSFASLRTLFLGLRRLASALWRSPRFLHRNAQHLQRMLRHLYLLERRFWRQLSQNRSQLSLALRLQRHGDDGNRARGDGDPGEEERRGPPDGRAGDGAHRERQDPAVPSSSSDEPLKEPSGKDDKPLPAENLLSLLKEQEERKKCVICQDCIKTVVLLPCRHLCLCRECTNILLRQPIYQHNCPLCRHMILDTMDVYL